One genomic region from Kamptonema formosum PCC 6407 encodes:
- a CDS encoding MAE_28990/MAE_18760 family HEPN-like nuclease has protein sequence MSIRTAEQLSDKLSTDLAWRKKEFSEIKSLVETKSFSDQRHKALLRSGVCILYAHWEGFVKLAGNSYLEYVKFKRLTYKELSSNFLALVMKEKLKEAKETNKPSLYIPVCDFFLSELDKRCLLPKDAISTASNLSSEILKEITDILGIDFSVYSTKSVLIDTKLLKTRNEIAHGEYAVFDKDEYIELHIEVIGMLDIFRNQIENAAIEKKFMQNSP, from the coding sequence ATGAGCATCCGAACTGCTGAACAATTAAGTGATAAGCTGTCTACCGATCTTGCTTGGCGAAAGAAAGAATTTTCAGAAATTAAATCTTTAGTAGAGACAAAAAGTTTTTCTGACCAAAGACATAAAGCATTACTTCGGAGTGGAGTATGTATTCTCTATGCTCATTGGGAAGGTTTTGTTAAGTTAGCAGGCAACTCTTATTTAGAATATGTTAAGTTCAAAAGGCTTACCTATAAAGAGCTTTCTAGTAATTTTTTAGCTTTGGTCATGAAAGAAAAACTTAAAGAGGCAAAAGAGACAAATAAGCCATCATTGTATATTCCTGTTTGTGACTTCTTTCTTTCCGAATTAGATAAAAGATGTCTCCTGCCTAAAGATGCAATATCTACTGCATCTAATTTATCTTCTGAAATTTTAAAAGAAATAACTGATATTCTCGGAATAGACTTTTCAGTATACTCTACTAAGTCCGTGTTAATCGATACTAAGCTTTTAAAGACAAGGAACGAAATTGCACACGGCGAGTATGCAGTGTTTGATAAGGATGAATATATAGAGTTACATATAGAAGTTATAGGAATGCTTGATATATTTCGTAACCAGATAGAAAATGCAGCTATTGAGAAAAAATTTATGCAGAACTCACCTTAG
- a CDS encoding ribbon-helix-helix domain-containing protein, with amino-acid sequence MSINLTLEQEGFIQTKLQAGKYQTAEEVLETTLRLLNFELIKTECYSPSTIVKAS; translated from the coding sequence ATGAGCATTAATCTAACACTTGAGCAAGAAGGTTTTATTCAAACCAAGCTTCAAGCAGGGAAATACCAAACCGCTGAAGAAGTCCTTGAAACTACCTTGCGGTTACTAAATTTTGAACTTATCAAAACCGAGTGTTACTCACCATCAACAATTGTCAAAGCGAGTTGA
- the rsmI gene encoding 16S rRNA (cytidine(1402)-2'-O)-methyltransferase has product MQVDSKLGILYIVATPIGNLEDMTFRALRILQEVDLIAAEDTRHTGKLLHHFQIKTPQISYHEHNRHQRLPELIDKLVTGQTIALVTDAGMPGISDPGYELVKASADANIPIIPIPGACACIVALSGSGLPTDRFVFEGFLAAKGKERRRSLEALQSESRTIILYESPHRLRQTLADLGNFLGMDRGVVLARELTKLYEEFWRGTVENAIAHYATREPQGEFTIVIAGDSAVVPILSEEEIKAQLQELIGQGVTKSQASRELAEKTSLPRRQIYQLALTIVDGE; this is encoded by the coding sequence ATGCAGGTAGATTCAAAGCTAGGAATACTTTACATTGTGGCCACGCCGATTGGCAACTTGGAAGATATGACTTTTCGGGCCTTGCGAATTTTGCAAGAAGTCGATTTGATTGCGGCAGAAGATACGCGGCATACGGGTAAACTTTTACATCATTTTCAGATTAAAACTCCTCAAATTAGTTACCACGAACATAATCGACATCAGCGACTTCCAGAATTAATTGATAAGTTAGTTACAGGCCAGACAATTGCGTTGGTGACTGATGCGGGAATGCCGGGAATTTCCGATCCGGGATACGAACTTGTTAAAGCTTCTGCGGATGCTAATATTCCGATAATTCCCATTCCTGGTGCTTGTGCTTGTATTGTAGCTTTAAGTGGTTCGGGATTGCCTACAGATAGATTTGTGTTTGAAGGTTTTTTAGCGGCGAAAGGTAAGGAAAGGCGGCGGAGTTTGGAAGCTTTGCAAAGCGAATCTCGGACAATAATTTTATATGAATCTCCCCACCGTTTGCGCCAAACTTTGGCAGATTTGGGTAATTTTTTGGGTATGGATAGGGGGGTAGTTTTAGCTAGGGAGTTAACTAAATTGTATGAGGAATTTTGGCGGGGTACGGTTGAAAATGCGATCGCACATTACGCTACTCGCGAGCCCCAAGGTGAGTTTACCATAGTTATCGCGGGTGATTCAGCGGTAGTGCCCATATTGTCGGAAGAGGAGATTAAGGCCCAGTTGCAAGAGTTAATCGGTCAGGGTGTGACGAAATCTCAGGCCAGTCGAGAATTAGCAGAAAAAACCTCTCTTCCTCGCCGCCAAATTTATCAACTCGCTTTGACAATTGTTGATGGTGAGTAA